One segment of Neobacillus endophyticus DNA contains the following:
- a CDS encoding DUF3892 domain-containing protein, with translation MNGNQRDFEEIYQQYKEQSQQQAQIEAVQQHVDGKEEVVAVRKNDEGDIIAFKTNTGRELDYLTALDEAKSGKIAHIDVFHKYGRDIIRSEPDGIKENNLDQLPEF, from the coding sequence ATGAATGGAAATCAAAGGGATTTTGAAGAAATTTATCAACAATATAAGGAGCAAAGTCAACAGCAGGCTCAAATCGAGGCAGTGCAGCAGCATGTAGATGGGAAAGAAGAAGTTGTTGCGGTGCGGAAAAACGATGAGGGTGACATCATTGCCTTTAAAACAAATACGGGAAGAGAGTTGGATTACCTAACTGCTTTGGATGAAGCAAAGTCAGGCAAGATCGCTCATATTGATGTCTTCCACAAATACGGCAGGGACATTATTCGCAGCGAGCCGGATGGCATAAAAGAAAATAACCTTGATCAATTACCGGAGTTTTAA
- a CDS encoding 2-isopropylmalate synthase, translating into MVHVNIFDTTLRDGEQSPGVNLNQLEKVEIARQLERFGVDIMEAGFPASSQGDFEAVRAIARTIKNSSVTGLARAVKSDIDIAWDALKDAAEPRLHVFLATSPIHMKYKLMKTPEEVVETAVNMVAYARQRFPHVEWSAEDASRSDLDFLVQIITKVIDAGATVINLPDTVGYTTPEEYGRMFRYIRENVPNIDKAALSCHCHDDLGMAVANSLAAIENGVTQVEGTVNGIGERAGNAALEEIAVALNIRHDKYPFTTNLVLKEIKRTSDLVSRFTGMKVPGNKAVVGKNAFAHESGIHQDGVLKNSATYEIITPELVGVASNDLVLGKHSGRHAFKDKAEQMGFELSQEKLNEAFQAFKQLTDRKKEVTDEDLFTILIDIQTAAIDVKKYELVAFQVQYGSANLPTSTVALTTPDGERVETACIGSGSVEAVFNTLEALVKEEIHLTDFNLNSVGKGRDALAEVHVKMTVNGAVVSGRASAQDVLEASAKAFLNAVNRVFFNQLTAIKEPAAL; encoded by the coding sequence ATGGTTCACGTTAACATCTTTGACACGACCTTACGCGATGGAGAACAATCCCCTGGTGTAAATTTAAACCAGCTTGAAAAAGTGGAAATTGCCAGACAGCTTGAACGTTTTGGCGTTGACATTATGGAGGCCGGCTTTCCGGCTTCCTCTCAAGGAGATTTCGAAGCCGTTAGAGCCATTGCCCGTACAATTAAAAACTCTTCCGTTACCGGTTTGGCACGTGCTGTGAAATCTGACATTGACATTGCGTGGGACGCCTTAAAAGATGCTGCAGAACCAAGATTGCATGTATTTTTAGCTACCTCCCCTATCCATATGAAATACAAGTTAATGAAAACACCTGAGGAAGTCGTAGAAACTGCGGTCAATATGGTGGCCTATGCGAGACAACGATTCCCCCATGTGGAATGGTCAGCAGAAGATGCTTCCCGCTCTGACTTGGATTTCCTTGTTCAAATAATTACGAAAGTTATTGATGCTGGTGCAACCGTCATAAACCTTCCGGATACCGTTGGCTATACTACTCCTGAAGAGTATGGACGGATGTTCCGCTATATCAGAGAAAATGTACCTAATATTGATAAGGCAGCCCTTTCCTGTCACTGCCATGATGACTTAGGCATGGCTGTTGCCAACTCGCTTGCAGCGATCGAGAATGGGGTTACGCAAGTAGAAGGCACTGTTAACGGCATTGGTGAACGTGCCGGTAACGCCGCCTTGGAGGAAATTGCGGTTGCACTAAATATTCGTCACGATAAATATCCTTTTACAACCAACCTGGTGTTAAAAGAAATCAAGCGTACCAGTGACTTGGTTAGCCGCTTTACTGGAATGAAGGTTCCTGGGAACAAAGCTGTTGTCGGGAAAAATGCCTTTGCACATGAATCCGGCATTCATCAGGACGGCGTATTAAAAAATTCAGCAACCTATGAAATTATTACACCTGAATTAGTTGGAGTTGCTTCTAACGATCTTGTTCTAGGCAAACACTCAGGACGCCATGCTTTTAAAGACAAAGCTGAGCAAATGGGATTTGAATTGTCTCAAGAAAAGCTGAACGAAGCCTTCCAGGCCTTTAAGCAATTAACAGATCGAAAAAAAGAAGTAACAGACGAAGATTTATTCACTATCTTAATCGATATTCAAACCGCAGCCATCGATGTGAAAAAATATGAGCTTGTTGCATTCCAAGTTCAGTACGGCTCAGCAAACCTGCCAACTTCTACAGTTGCCCTTACCACTCCTGATGGTGAACGAGTAGAAACGGCTTGTATCGGAAGCGGTAGTGTTGAAGCAGTATTCAACACTCTTGAAGCACTTGTAAAAGAAGAAATTCATCTCACAGATTTTAACCTTAACTCAGTAGGAAAAGGCCGTGATGCGTTAGCTGAAGTACATGTCAAAATGACAGTAAACGGCGCTGTCGTCAGCGGCCGTGCCTCAGCTCAAGACGTACTCGAAGCATCGGCAAAAGCATTTCTAAACGCCGTTAACCGAGTATTCTTCAACCAACTCACAGCCATAAAAGAACCTGCCGCACTATAA
- a CDS encoding DUF6366 family protein, giving the protein MSESKETPERTREKLRQEELKRNPTGNMNDAFNRTESGNLADLVGSLGWKGFGILILVIVIGFVLVSRFFK; this is encoded by the coding sequence ATGAGTGAAAGCAAAGAAACTCCGGAAAGAACAAGAGAAAAACTAAGACAAGAAGAATTAAAAAGAAATCCAACTGGAAATATGAATGATGCATTTAATAGGACTGAATCTGGAAACCTAGCTGATTTAGTTGGCAGTTTAGGTTGGAAAGGTTTTGGCATTCTAATCCTTGTGATTGTAATTGGTTTTGTTCTAGTGTCAAGGTTCTTTAAGTAA
- the leuB gene encoding 3-isopropylmalate dehydrogenase translates to MKKHIVLLPGDGIGKEVMNSAKEVLTAIAEEYNHTFSFEAHDIGGAAIDLHGTPLPDATVAACKHADAVLLGAVGGPKWDQNPSHLRPERGLLGIRKALDLYANLRPIKGFKNLLHASPLKEEIVAGSDLLIVRELTGGLYFGTPSERRENGQVVVDTLAYTRQEIERIVDKAFQAAQGRRRRLSSVDKANVLESSKVWREVVEEKKAQYPDVEVEHVLVDAAAMKLITNPSHFDVIVTENMFGDILSDEASVLTGSLGMLPSASLNESGVGLYEPVHGSAPDIAGKGVANPVAMILSAAMMLRYSFSMEDEAKIIEDAVQATLDSGFHTADLQIQNGRLVGTNEITRLIVDYIKTQHASKCIASCYY, encoded by the coding sequence ATGAAAAAACATATTGTTTTACTTCCCGGTGATGGCATCGGCAAGGAAGTCATGAATTCTGCAAAGGAAGTATTAACTGCGATTGCAGAAGAATATAACCACACTTTTAGCTTTGAGGCCCATGATATCGGAGGAGCAGCCATTGACCTTCACGGCACTCCGCTGCCAGATGCAACAGTAGCTGCCTGCAAACATGCAGATGCGGTATTGCTTGGTGCTGTTGGCGGTCCAAAATGGGATCAGAATCCTTCACATCTACGACCTGAGCGCGGGTTGCTTGGGATTAGGAAGGCCCTTGATCTATATGCCAATCTAAGGCCAATTAAGGGATTCAAAAATCTTCTTCATGCTTCCCCTTTGAAGGAAGAAATTGTTGCCGGGAGCGACCTTCTTATTGTTCGTGAATTAACGGGCGGTCTTTATTTCGGGACTCCAAGTGAGCGGCGGGAAAACGGCCAGGTCGTAGTTGATACCCTAGCCTATACACGTCAAGAGATTGAAAGAATCGTAGATAAAGCCTTCCAAGCAGCACAAGGACGACGCCGGCGCCTATCCTCCGTTGATAAAGCCAATGTCCTTGAATCAAGTAAAGTATGGCGCGAAGTGGTTGAGGAGAAAAAAGCACAATATCCGGATGTAGAAGTCGAGCATGTATTAGTCGACGCAGCAGCTATGAAGCTAATTACAAATCCATCCCATTTTGACGTCATTGTTACTGAAAATATGTTCGGCGACATTTTAAGTGATGAGGCCTCTGTCTTAACAGGTTCACTTGGAATGCTTCCTTCTGCCAGCTTAAATGAATCTGGTGTTGGTCTTTATGAACCTGTCCACGGTTCAGCACCAGACATCGCTGGTAAAGGCGTGGCCAATCCAGTGGCAATGATTTTATCAGCGGCCATGATGTTAAGATATTCCTTTAGCATGGAGGACGAGGCTAAGATTATTGAAGATGCGGTTCAAGCAACCCTTGATTCCGGTTTCCACACTGCTGACCTTCAGATCCAAAACGGCCGTCTTGTCGGCACTAATGAAATTACGCGGTTAATCGTGGATTATATTAAAACTCAGCACGCTTCAAAATGTATCGCCAGCTGCTACTATTAA
- the leuD gene encoding 3-isopropylmalate dehydratase small subunit, whose translation MEPLRIHQGLVCPINRANIDTDQIIPKQFLKRIERSGFGQFLFYNWRFDDDGNPNPDFSLNAPQYKGASILVAGENFGCGSSREHAPWAVQDFGFKVIIAPSYADIFKNNCVKNGILAIQATEEQVQTIMKKAETEGYSLTVNLEDQAVYDNDGFKIQFDIAPYPKEMLLNGWDEIGVTLNYEDKIKQYELAHN comes from the coding sequence ATGGAACCGTTACGTATTCACCAAGGACTTGTTTGTCCAATAAACAGAGCAAACATTGATACTGATCAGATTATCCCGAAGCAATTTTTAAAGCGGATTGAACGCAGCGGCTTTGGACAGTTTCTGTTCTACAACTGGCGTTTCGATGATGATGGAAATCCAAATCCAGATTTTTCGTTGAATGCTCCGCAGTACAAAGGAGCTTCTATATTAGTGGCAGGTGAAAACTTCGGCTGCGGTTCCTCCCGTGAGCATGCTCCGTGGGCCGTTCAAGATTTTGGATTTAAAGTCATCATCGCTCCAAGCTATGCCGATATTTTTAAAAACAACTGTGTAAAAAATGGGATCCTAGCCATTCAAGCGACTGAAGAGCAGGTCCAAACGATCATGAAAAAGGCAGAAACCGAAGGCTACAGCTTAACAGTTAACCTTGAGGACCAAGCAGTATACGACAACGATGGCTTTAAAATTCAATTTGATATCGCCCCATACCCTAAAGAAATGTTATTAAACGGCTGGGACGAGATCGGCGTAACCTTGAACTACGAAGATAAAATCAAACAATACGAGTTGGCTCATAATTAA
- a CDS encoding SPFH domain-containing protein — protein sequence MKMEMTKFKLGAIISGVVLILILAAGFTGISWISVGNVGIVKHMDGEVSELSQGIHWVGWGVAVQEYPTYMQSLVLSDNPKEGGNDNQQWSVGTSDQQELPVNTSLTWKINTKNATALYQTVGGKDIQYISDSIVKPTMKNVVNKITHQYTWNDIKGAGQADVTVKINQELAKELEKAGISIGTFGFTHVGSPKGMEQSQQALATAELNVKKAQAEQEKAKIENQTRILNAQTDAQAAKIKAEGEAAANQLLAKSLTTELVEYNKVQKWNGVNPTTVLGNGANTMITVK from the coding sequence ATGAAAATGGAAATGACGAAATTTAAACTGGGTGCAATCATTAGCGGAGTTGTATTGATCCTTATACTAGCTGCCGGATTTACCGGAATTTCATGGATTTCAGTGGGGAATGTCGGGATAGTGAAACATATGGATGGGGAAGTATCAGAATTAAGCCAAGGAATTCACTGGGTCGGCTGGGGAGTGGCCGTACAGGAATATCCAACCTATATGCAGTCTCTCGTTCTTTCAGACAATCCGAAAGAAGGCGGTAATGACAACCAGCAGTGGAGTGTTGGAACGAGTGATCAACAGGAGCTTCCGGTCAACACTTCCCTTACTTGGAAAATCAATACGAAAAATGCCACCGCACTTTATCAAACTGTTGGGGGCAAGGATATCCAGTATATTTCTGATTCAATCGTCAAACCAACTATGAAAAATGTTGTGAATAAAATTACCCACCAGTACACATGGAACGACATCAAAGGGGCAGGGCAAGCTGATGTAACGGTTAAAATCAATCAGGAATTGGCAAAAGAACTAGAGAAAGCAGGCATCAGCATCGGAACATTTGGTTTTACCCATGTTGGATCTCCGAAAGGAATGGAGCAGTCCCAACAGGCGTTAGCCACTGCTGAGCTCAATGTCAAAAAAGCGCAGGCAGAACAAGAGAAAGCCAAAATTGAAAACCAAACACGAATCCTAAATGCGCAAACGGATGCTCAAGCTGCAAAAATTAAAGCAGAGGGAGAAGCGGCTGCCAACCAATTACTTGCAAAATCTCTTACGACCGAACTTGTCGAATATAACAAAGTCCAAAAATGGAATGGGGTCAATCCGACAACTGTATTGGGAAATGGAGCGAACACGATGATTACTGTTAAATAA
- the trhA gene encoding PAQR family membrane homeostasis protein TrhA — MNTYIREPINGLTHLAGAILSFVGLLAMVIKAAMTTPTPLTITAVIIFGISMILLYSASATYHMVIARDKVIAFLRRLDHSMIFVLIAGTYTPFCFISLNGKTGAILFSIIAGVAICGIVFKMVWFHCPRWISTALYIAMGWMVVFVFPPLSSSLNPSGLFLLVLGGIFYTIGGVIYGTKPKFLKFKQWGFHEIFHVFILLGSFAHFLSVFLYVI; from the coding sequence ATGAATACTTACATTCGGGAACCCATTAACGGATTAACCCATTTAGCTGGTGCCATCTTATCATTTGTCGGGCTGCTGGCAATGGTAATTAAAGCTGCAATGACCACTCCCACACCGCTCACTATTACGGCAGTCATTATTTTTGGAATCAGCATGATTCTGCTATATTCTGCATCGGCCACTTATCATATGGTGATTGCCAGAGATAAAGTGATCGCCTTCTTGAGAAGACTTGACCATTCCATGATCTTTGTCTTGATTGCTGGGACGTATACGCCATTTTGCTTTATTAGTTTAAACGGAAAAACAGGTGCGATTCTTTTTTCGATTATTGCCGGAGTTGCAATTTGTGGGATTGTCTTTAAAATGGTCTGGTTTCATTGCCCGCGATGGATATCAACTGCATTGTATATTGCAATGGGCTGGATGGTCGTATTTGTATTCCCGCCTCTTTCTAGCAGCTTAAACCCCAGCGGATTATTCTTATTAGTACTTGGAGGCATCTTTTATACCATTGGCGGCGTGATTTATGGCACAAAGCCTAAATTTTTAAAATTTAAGCAATGGGGATTTCACGAAATATTCCATGTATTCATTTTGCTTGGAAGTTTTGCTCACTTCTTAAGTGTTTTTCTATATGTTATTTAA
- the ilvN gene encoding acetolactate synthase small subunit translates to MKRIITLTVQDRSGVLNRVTGLLQRRQFNIESISVGRTETEGISKMTLVVEVEDEQRLEQVTKQLNKQIDVLKVSDITEKAIVVRELALIKVASSSQLRTEIHGIIDPFRADIIDVSKDSLAVQITGKPEKIDALIELLRPFGIKEIARTGLTAFLRGYQPQVNDFATYSLSK, encoded by the coding sequence ATGAAACGAATAATAACCTTAACAGTCCAAGACCGAAGCGGTGTCCTCAACCGGGTTACTGGCCTCTTGCAAAGACGGCAGTTCAATATCGAAAGCATTTCCGTTGGCCGTACAGAAACCGAAGGGATTTCGAAAATGACCCTTGTGGTTGAAGTGGAAGATGAACAGCGCTTGGAACAGGTTACTAAACAATTAAACAAACAAATTGATGTATTAAAGGTTTCTGACATAACCGAAAAAGCAATTGTTGTTCGGGAACTGGCCCTAATCAAAGTAGCAAGCAGCTCCCAGCTTCGCACTGAAATTCATGGGATTATTGACCCGTTCCGTGCCGACATCATTGATGTCAGCAAGGACAGCTTGGCTGTACAAATTACAGGAAAACCTGAAAAAATTGATGCTCTAATTGAGTTGCTCCGCCCATTCGGGATTAAAGAAATTGCCCGAACCGGATTAACCGCCTTCTTGCGCGGATACCAACCGCAAGTAAACGATTTTGCAACATATTCACTCTCAAAATAA
- a CDS encoding DUF1836 domain-containing protein: MGKMKQLLEQYGLDAALSLEEIPKIDLYMDQVIQLFENKFADSKRNEEEKVLTKTMINNYAKGKLIFPIHNKKYSREHLILISLIYQLKGALSINDIKTTLDGLNKRILKEDIDLEAFYNSYLNLTGKSTEQFKAEMERREKEVRNEIESNSSYLEQVMMISSLVHMSNLYRKIAEKLVDEIIVEKEGKRQK, translated from the coding sequence ATGGGAAAAATGAAGCAGCTGTTGGAGCAGTACGGTTTGGATGCAGCATTATCATTAGAGGAGATTCCAAAAATTGACCTCTATATGGATCAGGTCATCCAGTTGTTTGAAAATAAATTCGCTGATTCCAAAAGGAACGAAGAAGAAAAAGTTTTAACAAAAACGATGATCAATAACTATGCAAAAGGGAAGCTGATCTTCCCAATTCACAACAAAAAATATTCAAGGGAGCATCTCATTTTAATCAGCCTAATCTATCAGCTAAAGGGAGCTTTGTCTATTAATGATATTAAAACTACTTTAGATGGATTAAATAAAAGAATTCTTAAAGAAGATATTGATTTAGAAGCTTTTTACAACAGCTATTTAAATCTTACAGGGAAAAGCACAGAACAGTTTAAGGCAGAAATGGAGAGAAGAGAAAAGGAAGTTCGGAACGAAATTGAAAGCAATTCCTCCTATCTTGAGCAGGTAATGATGATCTCTTCTCTTGTTCATATGAGCAATTTATATCGGAAAATCGCCGAAAAGCTTGTTGACGAGATCATAGTTGAAAAGGAAGGAAAGCGCCAGAAGTAA
- a CDS encoding antibiotic biosynthesis monooxygenase family protein, protein MSERAATPQPPYYAVIFTSQRTEGDNGYGSMAEKMVELAFKQKGFLGVESARDQNLGITVSYWDSLEAIKNWKENAVHKLAQEKGKTEWYKKYSVRISKVEKAYTFEM, encoded by the coding sequence ATGAGTGAAAGGGCAGCAACTCCTCAGCCGCCATATTATGCGGTGATTTTTACATCTCAGCGTACGGAGGGGGATAATGGTTATGGTTCAATGGCAGAAAAGATGGTGGAACTGGCTTTTAAACAGAAGGGGTTTTTAGGAGTGGAAAGTGCTCGTGATCAAAACTTGGGAATTACTGTTTCATATTGGGACTCATTAGAAGCAATAAAAAACTGGAAAGAGAACGCAGTACATAAACTGGCACAGGAAAAAGGGAAAACGGAATGGTATAAAAAGTATTCTGTGAGGATTTCTAAAGTAGAGAAAGCTTACACATTTGAAATGTAA
- the leuC gene encoding 3-isopropylmalate dehydratase large subunit: MQTPKTIIQKIWEQHVVHQEAGKPDLLYIDLHLVHEVTSPQAFEGLRLAGRKVRRPDLTYATMDHNIPTRQRLVINDPISKKQIDTLVQNCQEFGITLADIHHPDNGIVHVIGPELGLTQPGKTIVCGDSHTSTHGAFGALAFGIGTSEVEHVMATQTLWQAPPKTLNVKVNGMLGTGVTAKDLILAIIAKFGVKFGTGYVVEYTGEAIRAMSMEERMTVCNMSIEGGARAGLISPDETTFAYLKDRRYVPQGEAFEEAVARWQALATDEGASYDTVVEIDAAEVEPQVTWGTNPGMCIPVTSNVPSPDDTDKPSEKDEIQRALEYMGLEAGQPLSSVTIDHVFIGSCTNSRLSDLRKAADLVRGRKVNPAVTAIVVPGSFSVKLAAEKEGLDQVFKEAGFEWREAGCSMCLGMNDDIIPSGERCASTSNRNFEGRQGKGARTHLVSPEMAAAAAIAGHFVDVRKFSAQEVM; encoded by the coding sequence ATGCAAACACCAAAAACGATCATTCAAAAAATTTGGGAACAGCATGTAGTTCATCAAGAAGCAGGAAAACCTGATTTACTTTATATTGACTTGCATCTTGTTCATGAAGTCACTTCTCCTCAAGCATTTGAGGGCTTACGTTTGGCAGGGCGCAAGGTCCGTCGTCCCGATCTTACCTATGCAACAATGGATCATAATATTCCTACCCGGCAGCGTCTAGTTATCAATGATCCTATTTCTAAAAAACAAATTGATACACTCGTGCAAAATTGCCAGGAATTTGGCATTACCCTTGCAGACATTCACCATCCAGATAACGGGATCGTGCACGTAATCGGACCTGAACTTGGTCTTACCCAACCAGGAAAAACAATCGTCTGCGGTGACAGCCATACATCCACTCACGGTGCCTTTGGTGCCCTTGCATTTGGTATCGGAACAAGCGAAGTAGAGCATGTAATGGCAACCCAGACACTTTGGCAGGCACCACCCAAAACATTAAATGTAAAAGTGAACGGCATGCTTGGGACAGGCGTTACAGCAAAAGACTTAATCTTAGCGATCATTGCTAAATTTGGCGTTAAGTTTGGCACCGGCTATGTTGTGGAATATACCGGCGAAGCCATTCGTGCGATGTCAATGGAAGAACGGATGACAGTCTGTAACATGTCCATCGAAGGTGGAGCACGAGCTGGACTGATTTCACCAGATGAAACTACTTTTGCCTATTTAAAAGACCGCAGATATGTTCCACAAGGAGAAGCATTTGAAGAAGCGGTTGCTCGTTGGCAAGCTCTTGCTACAGACGAAGGTGCTTCCTATGATACAGTTGTAGAAATTGATGCTGCTGAAGTGGAGCCGCAAGTAACATGGGGAACAAATCCTGGGATGTGTATCCCGGTTACCTCTAATGTTCCGAGCCCTGATGATACAGATAAACCGAGTGAAAAAGATGAAATCCAACGCGCCCTTGAATACATGGGGTTGGAAGCAGGCCAGCCGCTATCGAGCGTGACCATCGATCATGTGTTTATCGGTTCCTGCACTAACTCTCGGCTAAGCGACCTGCGTAAAGCAGCAGATTTGGTTCGCGGTCGGAAAGTGAATCCAGCTGTTACTGCTATTGTTGTTCCAGGCTCGTTTAGTGTCAAACTTGCTGCTGAAAAAGAAGGACTGGATCAAGTGTTTAAAGAAGCAGGCTTTGAATGGCGTGAAGCCGGCTGCAGTATGTGTTTAGGAATGAATGATGATATCATTCCATCCGGTGAACGCTGTGCTTCTACTTCTAACCGTAACTTTGAAGGCCGTCAAGGCAAAGGAGCACGCACTCATCTTGTCAGCCCGGAAATGGCTGCAGCAGCGGCAATTGCCGGCCACTTTGTTGATGTCCGCAAGTTTTCTGCACAGGAGGTAATGTAA
- the ilvC gene encoding ketol-acid reductoisomerase, whose product MVKVLYNGDIQEEVLQGKKIAIIGYGSQGHAHALNLKESGFDVVVGLRGGKSWDKAVEDGVDVCSVAEATAAADVIMVLLPDELQPKVYEESIKPNLEAGNALVFAHGFNIHFNQIVPPADVDVFLVAPKGPGHLVRRTYTEGAGVPGLYAVYQDYTGQARDLALAYAKGIGAARAGVLETTFQEETETDLFGEQAVLCGGATALIKAGFETLVEAGYQPEVAYFECLHELKLIVDLLYEGGLENMRYSISDTAQWGDFVSGPRVVNEDTKQRMKEVLKDIQTGAFAKGWILENQAGRPQFSAINRSENNHLIEKVGRELRALMPFIKKPVKKEVAVNGSR is encoded by the coding sequence ATGGTAAAAGTACTTTATAACGGAGATATTCAAGAGGAAGTTTTACAAGGGAAAAAGATTGCAATTATCGGCTACGGGTCACAAGGTCACGCTCACGCTCTAAACTTAAAAGAAAGCGGCTTTGATGTTGTTGTCGGATTACGCGGAGGAAAATCATGGGATAAAGCAGTTGAAGATGGTGTAGATGTTTGTTCAGTTGCTGAAGCAACTGCAGCAGCAGATGTAATCATGGTTCTACTTCCTGATGAATTGCAGCCAAAAGTATATGAAGAAAGCATCAAACCAAACCTTGAAGCAGGCAACGCGCTAGTATTTGCCCACGGCTTTAATATTCATTTTAACCAAATCGTCCCTCCTGCTGATGTTGACGTATTCCTTGTTGCACCAAAAGGTCCAGGACACTTAGTACGCCGTACTTATACTGAAGGAGCAGGCGTTCCTGGTCTATACGCTGTATACCAAGACTACACTGGCCAGGCTCGTGACCTTGCTTTAGCTTATGCAAAAGGGATCGGCGCTGCTCGCGCAGGAGTACTGGAAACTACTTTCCAAGAAGAAACAGAAACAGATCTATTCGGCGAGCAAGCAGTTCTTTGCGGCGGCGCAACTGCTCTGATCAAAGCAGGATTCGAAACACTAGTAGAAGCTGGTTATCAACCAGAAGTTGCTTACTTCGAATGTTTACATGAATTGAAATTAATCGTTGACCTGTTATACGAAGGAGGATTGGAAAACATGCGCTATTCCATCTCCGACACTGCTCAATGGGGAGATTTCGTTTCAGGTCCACGTGTTGTCAACGAAGATACAAAACAGCGCATGAAAGAAGTTTTAAAAGATATCCAAACAGGCGCATTTGCCAAAGGCTGGATTTTAGAAAACCAAGCTGGACGTCCGCAATTTAGCGCTATTAACCGCAGTGAAAATAATCATTTAATTGAAAAAGTAGGCCGTGAACTTCGTGCATTAATGCCATTTATTAAAAAACCGGTTAAAAAGGAAGTGGCGGTAAATGGTTCACGTTAA